A stretch of the Massilia varians genome encodes the following:
- a CDS encoding helix-turn-helix domain-containing protein, giving the protein MSKESIQEVVQKSLEDYFNDLGEQKPTNIYDMMVLTVEKPVLEVVMTRADGNQSHAAQMLGINRNTLRKKLQEHGLL; this is encoded by the coding sequence ATGAGCAAAGAAAGTATCCAGGAAGTCGTCCAGAAAAGCCTCGAGGATTATTTCAACGATCTGGGCGAGCAGAAGCCGACGAACATCTACGACATGATGGTTCTGACGGTCGAAAAGCCGGTCCTCGAAGTGGTCATGACGCGCGCCGACGGCAACCAGTCGCACGCGGCGCAGATGCTGGGCATCAACCGGAATACTTTGCGCAAGAAACTTCAGGAGCACGGGCTCCTCTAA